The following are from one region of the Paenibacillus sabinae T27 genome:
- a CDS encoding NAD-dependent epimerase/dehydratase family protein, which produces MQKAIVIGATGGSGAAITEELVKRGVRTIAFGRSRQKLEQFAAGLGNPDHLSLATGDAFKPDDIVSQADGADVLFHCANVPYHEMADKLIPLGESVMEAANRLGIHVVAIDGIYPYGRRQMDLVTEDHPKQPHTKKGKVRLAYEQMLFSPRWSRTKVMIVRLPDYYGPTANEASYLGSTLQAIADGKMAFFIGNMNVPREYIYLPDAAAMIAELAGKDLAYGQNWNIPGSGVISGKEIVRIAQAASGSAKPVIPLKKTGLSLLGLAVPVMKEVVEMLYLTVEPLTLSGEKYERLIGPVRATSFEEGISSTIRTLQKRKNSFAEAK; this is translated from the coding sequence ATGCAAAAAGCAATCGTCATTGGAGCAACAGGCGGAAGCGGCGCCGCCATTACGGAAGAGCTGGTCAAACGGGGAGTTCGCACCATCGCATTCGGGCGCTCGCGTCAGAAACTCGAGCAGTTCGCGGCCGGTCTCGGCAACCCGGACCATTTGTCCCTTGCCACAGGAGATGCCTTCAAGCCGGATGACATCGTATCGCAAGCGGACGGAGCGGACGTCTTGTTCCATTGCGCGAACGTTCCGTACCATGAAATGGCGGATAAGCTGATCCCGCTGGGGGAATCGGTTATGGAGGCGGCCAACCGGCTGGGCATTCATGTAGTCGCCATAGACGGGATCTATCCCTATGGAAGAAGGCAGATGGACCTTGTGACCGAAGACCACCCGAAGCAGCCTCATACGAAAAAGGGCAAGGTCAGGCTGGCCTATGAGCAAATGCTGTTCAGCCCCCGGTGGAGCCGTACCAAGGTGATGATTGTCCGCTTGCCGGATTATTACGGCCCTACAGCCAACGAAGCCTCGTATCTGGGATCAACCCTTCAGGCGATCGCTGATGGTAAAATGGCTTTTTTCATCGGCAACATGAATGTTCCGCGTGAATATATCTACCTGCCCGATGCCGCTGCCATGATTGCGGAGTTAGCCGGCAAAGACTTGGCTTACGGCCAGAATTGGAATATCCCGGGCTCCGGCGTGATTTCCGGTAAAGAAATCGTACGAATCGCCCAAGCTGCGAGCGGCAGCGCCAAACCGGTCATTCCGCTTAAAAAAACGGGGTTATCTCTGCTGGGCCTGGCTGTTCCGGTCATGAAGGAAGTTGTCGAAATGCTCTACCTGACCGTCGAACCGCTCACCTTAAGCGGGGAGAAATACGAACGGTTAATCGGACCGGTTCGGGCCACATCGTTCGAAGAAGGGATTTCCTCTACTATTCGCACCTTGCAGAAGCGGAAAAATTCTTTTGCCGAAGCGAAGTAA
- a CDS encoding response regulator transcription factor: MFKVLLVEDEEMIRKGLRYTFDWLAAGCIVIGEAENGEAGLEQIRALKPDIVIVDVNMPLMNGISMIEQSVQEAVCSYIILSGYDEFGLARQAIRLGVTEYLVKPLEQEQLLGALERAKQQVELKKKYDALIQAASESEEEIYASLMKLPAGSSPYVSKMIEYVQEHYADKISINDLVDRLGISAAYLNRKFKSETTYTFNDFLNRYRIQRAMDKLKSGEGKIYTIASDVGFRDYKYFIAIFKKYANCTPGQYQEQFGVRETELE, from the coding sequence ATGTTTAAAGTGCTGCTGGTGGAAGATGAAGAGATGATTCGTAAAGGCCTGCGCTATACCTTTGACTGGCTGGCGGCCGGGTGCATCGTCATCGGCGAAGCCGAGAACGGCGAGGCCGGGCTGGAGCAAATCCGGGCGCTTAAGCCCGATATCGTCATCGTTGATGTGAACATGCCACTCATGAACGGGATTTCAATGATCGAGCAGAGCGTGCAGGAAGCGGTGTGCAGCTATATTATTTTATCGGGTTACGACGAGTTCGGGCTTGCCAGGCAGGCGATCCGCCTTGGGGTCACGGAATATTTGGTAAAGCCGCTTGAGCAGGAGCAACTGCTCGGCGCACTGGAGCGGGCCAAGCAGCAGGTCGAGCTGAAGAAGAAATACGATGCGCTGATCCAGGCGGCTTCGGAGAGCGAGGAGGAGATTTACGCTTCATTAATGAAGCTTCCGGCCGGGTCCTCCCCTTACGTCTCGAAGATGATCGAATATGTCCAGGAGCACTATGCCGATAAAATCAGCATCAATGATCTCGTGGACCGGCTGGGAATCAGCGCGGCTTACCTGAACCGGAAATTCAAGAGCGAGACCACCTACACGTTCAATGATTTTCTGAACCGGTACCGGATTCAACGGGCGATGGACAAGCTCAAGAGCGGCGAGGGAAAAATCTATACCATCGCCTCAGATGTGGGTTTCCGGGATTATAAATATTTTATTGCCATCTTCAAGAAGTACGCGAACTGTACGCCCGGCCAATACCAGGAGCAGTTCGGGGTTCGTGAGACAGAGCTGGAATAA
- a CDS encoding SDR family oxidoreductase, whose protein sequence is MDTIAAEARKTALVVGANGVIGRNLMDYLATLPDWDIIGVSRCGGESSGRVRYIAADLLDPLESREKLSGLTEVTHIFYAAYQDRPTWAELVPPNLAMLVNTVEAVEPVAAKLRHISLMQGYKVYGAHLGPFKTPARESDADHMPPEFNIDQQKFLEHRQQGKEWTWSALRPSVVCGFALGNPMNLAMVIAVYASISKELGIPLRFPGKPGAYHSLLEMTDAGLLAKATVWAATDERCANQAFNITNGDLFRWNELWPKIAAYFELEVAPPLPMSLDVVMQDKEALWDAMVQKYGLENNSYSSVSSWRFGDFVFSWDYDFFADGSKARRAGFHEFVDTESMFLNIFEDFRRRKVIP, encoded by the coding sequence ATGGACACTATAGCAGCGGAGGCGCGTAAAACGGCGCTAGTCGTTGGAGCTAACGGGGTGATCGGGCGCAATTTGATGGATTATCTTGCGACACTTCCCGATTGGGATATCATCGGCGTATCGCGCTGCGGCGGAGAATCCTCCGGCCGCGTTCGCTATATCGCCGCGGATTTGCTGGACCCCCTGGAAAGCCGCGAGAAATTAAGCGGCCTGACGGAGGTGACCCATATTTTCTATGCTGCCTACCAGGACCGCCCGACATGGGCGGAGCTCGTCCCCCCGAACCTCGCTATGCTCGTTAACACCGTTGAGGCCGTCGAGCCGGTTGCCGCTAAGCTCAGGCATATCAGTCTCATGCAGGGCTACAAAGTATACGGAGCGCATCTCGGACCTTTCAAGACGCCGGCCCGCGAGAGCGACGCCGATCATATGCCGCCTGAATTCAATATCGACCAGCAGAAGTTTCTGGAGCATCGGCAGCAGGGAAAAGAGTGGACCTGGTCCGCGCTCCGCCCTTCCGTCGTATGCGGTTTCGCTCTCGGCAATCCAATGAATCTGGCGATGGTCATAGCCGTCTATGCCTCCATTTCGAAAGAGCTGGGAATCCCCCTTCGCTTTCCCGGAAAGCCGGGGGCTTACCACAGCTTATTGGAGATGACAGACGCCGGACTGCTTGCAAAAGCCACAGTGTGGGCCGCTACCGACGAGCGCTGCGCCAATCAGGCTTTCAACATTACGAACGGGGACTTGTTTAGGTGGAATGAGCTTTGGCCCAAGATCGCCGCGTATTTTGAGCTTGAGGTCGCACCTCCGCTGCCGATGTCGCTGGATGTCGTCATGCAGGACAAAGAAGCGCTGTGGGACGCCATGGTACAGAAATACGGCTTAGAAAACAACAGCTATAGCAGCGTTTCCTCATGGCGGTTCGGCGACTTTGTGTTTTCCTGGGATTACGACTTTTTCGCTGACGGCTCCAAGGCGCGAAGGGCCGGCTTTCATGAGTTTGTGGATACGGAGTCCATGTTCCTGAATATTTTTGAAGACTTCCGCCGCCGCAAGGTTATTCCGTAA
- the nudC gene encoding NAD(+) diphosphatase: MSKPRESIYKRYIPAVAASPGFSGPVYWFIFSSGRLLVDESSGRIDIPLAPSAKQLGVSPVRTLYLGTFEEIPCFAAEAPADAADPEGLAFRPLRPLYDVMEEDLFHLAGKAIQMIAWDGTHQFCGRCGTQTVLSQIERSRECPECGLVSYPRLAPAVITAILKDKQILLAHARHFQNNMYGLIAGFVEPGETLEDCVKREIMEEVGIKVNNIRYFSSQQWPFPHSLMVGFIADYESGEINVDGEEIAHAAWFDPDNLPNIPPKVSIARKIIDWYVENYS, from the coding sequence ATGTCTAAACCAAGAGAAAGCATTTATAAACGGTATATTCCGGCAGTTGCCGCGAGCCCAGGTTTCAGCGGGCCCGTCTATTGGTTCATATTCAGCTCCGGCCGGCTGCTCGTCGACGAGTCTTCCGGCAGAATCGATATTCCGCTCGCGCCATCGGCCAAGCAGCTCGGGGTTTCTCCCGTGCGTACCTTGTACCTCGGAACGTTCGAGGAAATCCCGTGCTTCGCCGCGGAAGCCCCGGCGGATGCGGCCGATCCGGAGGGACTGGCGTTCCGCCCTCTCCGTCCTCTGTACGATGTCATGGAAGAGGATCTCTTCCATCTGGCGGGCAAGGCGATCCAGATGATCGCCTGGGACGGTACGCATCAGTTCTGCGGCCGGTGCGGCACGCAGACCGTCCTGTCGCAAATCGAGCGCTCCCGGGAATGCCCGGAATGCGGCCTGGTCAGCTACCCGCGCCTCGCGCCAGCCGTCATTACGGCCATCCTGAAGGACAAGCAGATTCTGCTTGCCCATGCCCGGCATTTTCAAAACAATATGTACGGGCTGATTGCCGGCTTTGTCGAGCCCGGCGAGACGCTGGAGGACTGCGTCAAGCGCGAGATTATGGAAGAGGTCGGAATCAAGGTTAATAACATCCGTTATTTTTCCAGCCAGCAGTGGCCGTTTCCCCACTCCTTGATGGTCGGTTTCATCGCCGATTACGAGAGCGGAGAGATCAACGTGGACGGCGAGGAAATTGCCCATGCCGCCTGGTTCGATCCGGACAACCTCCCCAATATCCCGCCAAAAGTCAGCATCGCCCGCAAAATCATCGACTGGTACGTAGAGAATTATTCCTGA
- a CDS encoding MarR family winged helix-turn-helix transcriptional regulator, producing the protein MPLPEFAFKLRTFGTGFSKITHRLLTEIKPEDVTMLQFEILYLLYTEDSPTFGRIGACVGMSLPNTSREVKKLMEKKLVTKRADLKDKRVHFVELSPAGTELMDECSARLERLIAEQFAHLNPEETAEVMQALDLLSEKLLGE; encoded by the coding sequence ATGCCATTACCTGAATTCGCCTTCAAACTAAGGACATTCGGAACCGGATTCTCCAAGATAACCCATCGGCTACTTACGGAGATCAAACCCGAAGACGTTACTATGCTTCAGTTCGAGATCCTGTATCTTCTGTACACCGAGGACTCCCCGACTTTTGGGCGGATCGGCGCCTGCGTGGGCATGTCCCTGCCGAATACGAGCCGTGAAGTCAAGAAGCTGATGGAGAAGAAGCTGGTGACCAAACGGGCCGATCTCAAGGATAAAAGAGTTCATTTTGTCGAGCTTTCTCCAGCCGGAACGGAACTTATGGACGAATGCTCGGCCAGACTGGAGAGGCTGATCGCCGAACAGTTTGCCCATTTGAATCCGGAGGAGACCGCCGAAGTGATGCAGGCTCTTGACCTTTTGTCCGAGAAGCTGCTGGGGGAATGA
- a CDS encoding SRPBCC domain-containing protein, protein MTNKMVTRVEGQELVLERVFDAPRELVFKAFSEAEHLKHWWGPRGWTLPVCNIDFRPGGVWHYCMKCVDEKQGDFYGMESWGKAVYEEIVEPESIVYTDYFSDAEGNVTDGMPSSQITMIFVEQEGKTKVISRGRFESAEALKTVMEMGMEQGITETWDRLEEYLPSIK, encoded by the coding sequence ATGACGAACAAAATGGTTACCCGGGTAGAAGGTCAGGAACTTGTTCTGGAGCGTGTGTTCGATGCGCCGCGCGAGCTGGTATTCAAGGCGTTCTCGGAAGCTGAGCATTTGAAGCATTGGTGGGGGCCTCGCGGCTGGACACTGCCGGTCTGCAACATCGATTTTCGTCCGGGCGGCGTATGGCATTACTGTATGAAATGCGTCGACGAGAAGCAGGGCGATTTCTACGGCATGGAGTCCTGGGGCAAGGCGGTGTACGAGGAAATCGTAGAGCCGGAGAGCATCGTTTATACCGATTACTTCTCGGATGCGGAAGGCAATGTAACGGATGGGATGCCCTCCTCCCAGATTACGATGATTTTTGTCGAGCAGGAGGGGAAGACGAAGGTGATCAGCCGCGGACGCTTTGAGTCCGCCGAAGCACTCAAGACCGTCATGGAGATGGGAATGGAGCAGGGCATCACCGAAACGTGGGATCGTCTGGAAGAGTACCTGCCGTCAATCAAATAA
- a CDS encoding winged helix-turn-helix transcriptional regulator: MPEPVKTYNTAVEATLEVIGGKWKPLILFHLTFGKKRNGEFMSLMPAVTQKVLTQQLRELERDEVVKRTTYNTVPPKVEYELTDYGWSLKEILHLMCRWGDTHVERKYGDQAVILSEVQTEKETGL; encoded by the coding sequence ATGCCGGAACCGGTGAAAACATACAATACCGCGGTGGAAGCGACCCTTGAAGTTATCGGAGGGAAGTGGAAGCCGCTAATCTTGTTCCATCTGACGTTTGGCAAGAAACGCAACGGCGAGTTCATGAGCCTGATGCCTGCTGTCACACAGAAAGTGCTGACGCAGCAATTAAGGGAGCTGGAGCGGGATGAAGTCGTCAAGCGGACAACGTACAACACGGTCCCGCCCAAGGTCGAGTATGAGCTGACCGACTACGGCTGGAGTCTCAAGGAAATTCTTCATCTCATGTGCCGATGGGGAGATACCCATGTTGAACGGAAATACGGGGATCAAGCTGTTATCTTGTCTGAAGTCCAAACAGAGAAAGAAACCGGTCTTTGA
- a CDS encoding DUF1835 domain-containing protein, which translates to MLLHITNGDSVANKLRQGAVQGEVMAWREIYSVGPVFRDMAAKAHREIRARDLERRLGIPQEEYLKIEEQEQILRNLEKYDEVVLWFEYDLFDQTMLCYLLHSLASQALGDTKVSLLCIGDYPGVERFRGLGQLTIEQLKALSGSWQPVGERELVLGSRMWEAYTSPLPEEHVRFLQEDTSALPFVRPAFEAHLSRIPSVTNGLGVIEQTTLATLTDKEYGPHALFAEAGDKLHILGMGDLEFWQHLKKMSMEPYPLLHIQGLEAFPDFRNPAWSFADCRITLTALGRKVLDGEADYLSLKGIDEWYGGLHLEGRSIPWRWDPGRNELSRSGPDVSR; encoded by the coding sequence ATGCTGCTGCACATAACCAACGGAGATTCGGTCGCGAACAAGCTCAGGCAGGGCGCCGTGCAAGGCGAGGTTATGGCCTGGAGGGAGATCTATTCGGTGGGGCCTGTATTCCGCGATATGGCGGCGAAGGCTCACCGGGAGATAAGGGCGCGGGATCTGGAACGGAGGCTCGGGATTCCGCAGGAGGAGTATTTGAAGATTGAAGAGCAGGAGCAAATCCTGCGTAACCTAGAAAAATATGACGAAGTCGTCCTGTGGTTCGAGTACGATCTGTTCGACCAGACGATGCTGTGTTATTTGCTGCATTCCCTTGCATCGCAGGCGCTTGGAGACACGAAAGTAAGCCTGCTGTGCATCGGGGATTATCCGGGGGTTGAACGGTTTCGCGGGCTGGGCCAGCTGACGATCGAGCAGCTCAAGGCACTATCCGGCTCCTGGCAGCCGGTCGGCGAGCGGGAATTGGTGCTTGGAAGCCGGATGTGGGAGGCCTACACTTCACCTTTGCCTGAAGAGCATGTCCGGTTTTTGCAGGAGGATACCTCGGCGCTGCCTTTTGTGAGACCGGCGTTTGAGGCCCATCTGTCCCGCATTCCTTCCGTTACGAACGGGCTCGGGGTCATTGAGCAGACGACGCTTGCGACCCTTACAGACAAGGAATATGGACCGCACGCTTTATTCGCGGAGGCGGGGGACAAGCTGCATATACTCGGCATGGGCGATCTGGAGTTTTGGCAGCACCTTAAAAAGATGTCGATGGAGCCTTATCCGCTGCTGCATATTCAAGGTCTGGAAGCCTTCCCCGACTTTCGGAATCCCGCCTGGTCATTTGCCGACTGCCGAATTACACTTACTGCGCTGGGCCGGAAGGTTCTGGACGGAGAGGCGGACTATCTTTCATTGAAAGGCATTGACGAGTGGTACGGCGGCCTGCATCTGGAGGGACGGTCCATCCCCTGGCGCTGGGACCCGGGCCGAAACGAATTATCCCGGTCCGGGCCGGACGTAAGCCGCTGA
- a CDS encoding ArsR/SmtB family transcription factor, which yields MNITTFSALAEPNRLGMVELLRGGPLTVGEIADHLGLRQPQASKHLRVLLEAGLVEVEAVANRRNYRLRAEPFRALDSWLDAYRRIWTDRFDNLDMYLRKFQAEENKPQAGESEPKET from the coding sequence ATGAATATTACAACCTTCAGCGCATTAGCTGAACCTAACCGGCTCGGCATGGTTGAGCTTTTGCGCGGCGGTCCCCTGACTGTAGGGGAAATTGCCGATCATTTGGGGCTCCGCCAGCCCCAGGCCTCGAAGCATCTGCGGGTTCTGCTGGAGGCCGGATTGGTAGAAGTGGAGGCCGTCGCCAATCGCCGCAATTACAGGCTCCGCGCCGAGCCGTTTCGGGCGCTGGATTCCTGGCTCGATGCGTACCGCAGAATCTGGACTGACCGATTCGACAATCTGGACATGTATCTGCGGAAGTTTCAAGCCGAAGAGAACAAGCCGCAAGCTGGGGAAAGTGAGCCAAAGGAAACCTAA
- a CDS encoding FadR/GntR family transcriptional regulator: protein MSKRKAWPDLMIVQMEKGGSFLETDLEFHQTIVAGAREPVLSRMSEAILPLLQEGRRQTNTLPNMRTKSSNYHVLIAIAIEERNIEQARQLMQSHIEQMLEPLKKAKEAQGEADQMKG from the coding sequence TTGTCCAAAAGAAAGGCCTGGCCCGATCTGATGATTGTGCAGATGGAAAAGGGAGGATCTTTTCTCGAGACCGATCTGGAGTTTCACCAGACGATCGTTGCCGGTGCTCGGGAACCGGTGCTGTCGCGGATGAGCGAGGCTATTCTCCCGCTTCTTCAGGAGGGGCGGAGACAGACGAATACGCTGCCCAATATGCGAACGAAATCGTCCAATTATCATGTGCTGATTGCCATTGCCATCGAGGAGCGCAACATCGAGCAGGCCCGGCAGCTGATGCAGAGCCATATCGAGCAAATGCTCGAGCCGCTGAAGAAAGCCAAAGAAGCCCAGGGAGAGGCAGACCAGATGAAAGGTTAA
- a CDS encoding TetR/AcrR family transcriptional regulator, translating to MAKDTSASVNRKSDIISAAIEVFAETGYYRATTAQVAERASISQPYIFRFFQTKEVLLLTALEVSWARIIESFRQVVESASPRQLETDLITAYVQILEEHRNEVLLQMQAQTIQEPSIREAMQDGFREARQIVLDAFRQAGIAHPEERTMLFLARGMLCNIAAAIGMPELMET from the coding sequence ATGGCTAAAGACACATCGGCATCCGTTAACCGCAAATCGGACATTATCTCGGCTGCTATTGAAGTGTTTGCGGAAACCGGCTACTACAGGGCAACTACGGCTCAGGTCGCTGAACGGGCGAGCATATCACAGCCTTACATTTTTCGCTTCTTCCAGACGAAGGAAGTGCTGCTGCTTACGGCTTTGGAGGTTTCCTGGGCGAGAATCATCGAGTCCTTCCGTCAAGTCGTAGAATCTGCCTCTCCCCGGCAGCTTGAAACCGATCTGATCACCGCATACGTACAAATTCTGGAAGAACACCGCAATGAGGTACTGCTTCAAATGCAGGCCCAGACGATTCAGGAACCCTCGATTCGAGAAGCTATGCAGGACGGCTTCAGGGAAGCCCGCCAAATCGTGCTTGACGCCTTCCGTCAGGCGGGTATCGCGCATCCCGAAGAACGGACGATGCTGTTTCTGGCAAGGGGAATGCTGTGCAATATTGCCGCAGCCATCGGCATGCCGGAATTAATGGAAACGTGA
- a CDS encoding NAD(P)H-dependent oxidoreductase, with translation MNTLIVYAHPSRESLNGAFLNAVQQGIGQNAASGEIQVLDLYEEQFNPALVYNKERRRRDMHKDPEMEKYRAQIGWADRIVFIYPIFWGRPPAMLLGYFDRLFSSNFAYRDRPNRIYPEGLLKGKSVVCISTMKGPAHYPLLTLNNAHKVLMKRAVFHFVGIRKVKFFEFGSMESRKGNHTKKLNKVERYFAGK, from the coding sequence ATGAACACCTTGATCGTCTATGCCCACCCGAGCCGTGAAAGTCTGAATGGTGCCTTCCTGAACGCCGTTCAGCAGGGGATCGGGCAAAATGCGGCTTCCGGGGAAATCCAGGTGCTGGATTTGTATGAAGAGCAGTTCAACCCGGCGCTGGTGTACAACAAGGAGCGCAGAAGAAGGGATATGCACAAGGACCCGGAGATGGAAAAATACAGAGCGCAAATCGGCTGGGCCGACCGGATTGTGTTCATTTATCCGATTTTTTGGGGGAGGCCGCCGGCGATGCTGCTGGGCTATTTCGACCGGCTGTTCTCCTCGAACTTTGCTTACAGGGACCGGCCGAACCGGATTTATCCCGAAGGGCTGCTGAAGGGAAAAAGCGTCGTCTGCATCTCCACGATGAAAGGTCCGGCTCATTATCCTCTGCTGACGCTGAACAATGCGCATAAAGTGCTGATGAAGAGGGCGGTGTTCCATTTCGTCGGCATCCGCAAGGTTAAGTTCTTCGAATTCGGGTCTATGGAAAGCCGGAAGGGGAATCATACGAAGAAGCTGAACAAGGTGGAGCGGTATTTTGCGGGAAAATGA
- a CDS encoding sensor histidine kinase, which translates to MAQKRNFKDSIRRMFLLHAFVPIFILFILFLIFTVVNARFMLIHQTKEAGRTIRLSLEEVYRSYHEEVNRMAGLQEVIEYADTRRGSPRVYEEFYNFNNRQQVKSIMHILSKNGEILASSANLSPESSENALKAIVFRMSRTGQPLLAESNHIRFSHDRYTVYTFAKEIRKNGKIIGYLTYQLYEEDFQKLIFVQNNEIAIVTDQHQTIIATTNNIVRGLLNKLTLEKKNGNIVINNGKYYGSETSIPQAQWRIYTLNAIQLMNYTYLSLVVFFAIASVLLLFLIQVLARTVSSRHTRAVDKLIYAVRQLQAGNMQSYVHIDSGDEFETLANQYNTMLSRLNELLARNEELSDLRRVAEVKHLQSQFHPHFIFNVLETLRYAIVVDNKLAQDIVLILSRLLRYSISTEGSTVMLKDDLNYVADYLKLQQMRFKERLSYTMNVNEEAIEALVPRLMLQVVIENSIKYGYRQKERLQLSVCGYVAGPDLTIEVKDDGGGMSEERLREVRRIILDPDNKSPHIGLNNLHRRLVLMYGERYGIRIDSVPGEGTAVLINIPFMRGGADV; encoded by the coding sequence ATGGCCCAAAAGCGAAACTTCAAAGACTCGATCCGCCGCATGTTTTTGCTGCATGCTTTTGTGCCTATATTTATACTGTTTATCCTTTTCCTGATTTTCACTGTCGTTAACGCCCGCTTTATGCTGATTCATCAGACGAAGGAAGCCGGGAGGACCATCCGTTTATCGCTTGAAGAGGTATACCGGTCTTACCATGAAGAAGTGAACCGGATGGCAGGGCTCCAAGAGGTGATTGAGTATGCCGATACCCGGCGCGGCAGTCCCCGCGTATACGAAGAGTTCTATAATTTCAACAACCGCCAGCAGGTCAAGAGCATCATGCATATTCTGAGCAAGAATGGCGAGATCCTTGCTTCTTCCGCTAATCTCAGTCCCGAGTCCTCTGAAAATGCGCTGAAAGCCATTGTGTTCCGGATGTCCAGAACCGGGCAGCCTCTGTTAGCCGAAAGCAACCATATCCGCTTTTCCCATGACCGTTACACGGTGTACACCTTTGCGAAGGAGATTCGGAAAAACGGCAAGATCATAGGGTATCTGACTTACCAGTTGTATGAAGAGGATTTTCAGAAGCTTATTTTTGTGCAAAATAATGAAATAGCCATCGTGACGGATCAGCACCAGACCATTATTGCCACCACCAACAACATTGTGAGAGGGCTCCTGAATAAGTTAACGCTTGAGAAGAAGAACGGAAATATTGTGATCAACAATGGAAAATATTACGGCAGCGAAACGTCCATTCCGCAGGCACAGTGGCGGATTTACACGCTGAACGCCATCCAGCTCATGAACTATACTTATCTGTCGCTTGTGGTGTTCTTTGCCATTGCCAGCGTGCTGCTGCTGTTTCTGATCCAGGTTCTTGCAAGGACGGTTTCTTCGCGCCATACCCGGGCGGTCGACAAGCTGATCTATGCCGTAAGGCAGCTGCAGGCCGGGAATATGCAATCCTATGTTCATATTGACTCAGGCGATGAATTCGAGACGCTGGCCAATCAGTATAATACGATGCTCTCCCGTCTGAATGAACTGCTTGCCCGAAATGAAGAGCTGTCCGACTTAAGGAGAGTTGCCGAGGTAAAGCATCTTCAGTCGCAGTTTCATCCTCATTTTATTTTTAATGTGCTGGAAACGCTGCGTTATGCGATTGTGGTCGATAATAAGCTTGCTCAGGATATTGTGCTTATTCTTTCGAGGCTGCTGCGCTACAGCATCAGCACGGAGGGAAGCACGGTGATGCTGAAGGATGATTTGAATTATGTCGCGGATTACTTAAAGCTTCAGCAAATGCGGTTCAAGGAAAGGCTGAGCTATACGATGAACGTCAATGAAGAAGCGATAGAGGCGCTCGTTCCGAGGCTGATGCTGCAGGTGGTTATTGAGAATTCGATCAAATACGGCTATCGGCAAAAAGAACGGCTGCAGCTTTCCGTGTGCGGATACGTGGCCGGTCCGGATTTAACCATCGAGGTCAAAGATGACGGCGGAGGGATGAGCGAAGAGAGGCTGCGGGAGGTTCGCAGGATTATCCTGGACCCTGATAACAAGTCGCCGCATATCGGACTTAACAACCTGCATCGCCGCCTCGTTCTGATGTACGGGGAACGCTATGGTATCCGCATCGACAGCGTGCCCGGAGAGGGGACCGCTGTTCTAATCAACATTCCTTTCATGAGGGGGGGCGCCGATGTTTAA